A stretch of Lathyrus oleraceus cultivar Zhongwan6 chromosome 6, CAAS_Psat_ZW6_1.0, whole genome shotgun sequence DNA encodes these proteins:
- the LOC127093366 gene encoding uncharacterized protein LOC127093366: MYSITKFSHHKDTTMNSTKRYNQISHFSHTKHKLTFQYSEFPFKCDGCKEIGIGSRYNCTICDYDLHMHCSIPSPSLFHPFYPKCCFQFLSKPPGDIPRYCNACEKSVNGFVYHCFSCGFDLHPCCAKLPMILDDHGEMKLYLYRKVSSSCQRCGQKGRSWSYRSSCKKYNLHVACVREMIVESWHQIYVSQSNGRATTMVETRVPLSLKNGLHTAQNGGGRSKSKVRKCAEMAGMAVQIVVSAVLGDPTVLIAGIMGSLMSRA; this comes from the exons ATGTATTCTATTACCAAATTTTCTCACCATAAAGACACCACCATGAACTCCACAAAAAGATACAACCAAATATCCCATTTCAGCCACACAAAACACAAACTAACATTCCAATACTCCGAATTCCCATTCAAATGTGATGGCTGCAAAGAAATTGGCATAGGCTCACGTTACAACTGCACCATTTGTGACTATGATCTTCACATGCATTGTTCCATACCATCTCCTTCTCTTTTCCATCCTTTCTACCCTAAATGTTGCTTCCAGTTCCTCTCAAAGCCACCCGGTGACATACCCCGTTACTGCAACGCCTGCGAAAAGAGTGTCAATGGTTTTGTATATCACTGTTTTTCCTGCGGTTTTGATCTTCACCCTTGTTGCGCAAAGCTTCCAATGATACTCGATGATCACGGTGAAATGAAGTTGTATCTATATCGGAAAGTGAGTTCGTCGTGTCAGCGTTGTGGACAAAAAGGGCGAAGCTGGAGTTACAG ATCGTCGTGTAAGAAGTATAACCTGCATGTGGCGTGTGTGAGGGAGATGATTGTGGAGAGTTGGCATCAGATTTACGTTAGTCAGAGCAATGGAAGAGCAACAACAATGGTTGAGACAAGGGTTCCTCTGAGTTTGAAGAATGGTCTGCATACTGCACAAAATGGTGGGGGAAGAAGCAAAAGTAAGGTGAGGAAGTGTGCTGAGATGGCTGGAATGGCTGTACAGATTGTTGTGTCTGCTGTTTTAGGAGATCCAACGGTTCTTATTGCTGGGATTATGGGGTCATTGATGTCAAGAGCTTGA